A genomic region of Azospirillum sp. TSH58 contains the following coding sequences:
- a CDS encoding pyridoxamine 5'-phosphate oxidase family protein translates to MGETAKTLPIWHEGETFLQEKVGAGVAERMAMVGQRVIRDFMPDQHRDFYAQLPFIVIGSADPGGDAWATVLEGRPGFLSSPSPTVLDIAARPNAGDPAAAGLTDGQPVGLLGIEMNTRRRNRMNGVATTTPAGFRVDVDQSFGNCPRYIQLRDATLARDPAQPFGGAVEELTALDPAARAVIEAADAFFVASYADRGDHRQVDVSHRGGKAGFVRVAEDGTLTIPDFDGNLFFATLGNILLNGQAGLLFVDFASGDLLQMTGDAAVVLESPEIAAFQGAERLWTFKARKVVRRRGALALRWTLRADGWSPSSLMTGDWRQTADRLRAEETATRWRPMTVTDIVEESATIRSFHLRPNDGAGLLPHLAGQHLPIRVTPAGADTPVVRTYTLSVAPSDGTYRISVKREGLVSRHLHDHVRVGDVIEARGPAGGFTIDARATRPAVLLAGGVGITPLLAMLRHVVYEGLRTQRIRPTILVHAARSKAERPFDREITDLVTAANGAVRLVRVLSDPGDAAQGVDYDAVGRIDMALLTRVLGFNDYDFYLCGPPAFTQALYDGLRGVNIADDRIHAEAFGPSSLKRTGRTTEAVAAPPRRPPATRPVPVAFMDTLKEARWTPGSGTLLDLAEARGLDPAFSCREGTCGTCRTKLLRGAVTYVKEPSAAVAADEVLLCCAVPAEAETGENAPLQLAL, encoded by the coding sequence ATGGGCGAGACCGCGAAGACGCTGCCGATCTGGCATGAGGGCGAGACGTTCCTGCAGGAGAAGGTCGGAGCCGGCGTCGCCGAACGGATGGCGATGGTGGGGCAGCGGGTCATCCGCGACTTCATGCCCGACCAGCACCGCGACTTCTACGCCCAGCTCCCCTTCATCGTGATCGGCAGCGCCGACCCGGGCGGGGATGCCTGGGCCACCGTGCTGGAGGGCCGCCCCGGTTTCCTGTCCTCGCCGTCGCCGACCGTTCTCGACATCGCCGCGCGGCCGAACGCCGGCGATCCCGCGGCGGCCGGCCTGACCGACGGCCAACCGGTCGGCCTCCTCGGCATCGAGATGAACACGCGGCGGCGCAACCGCATGAACGGCGTCGCCACGACGACGCCCGCCGGATTCCGCGTCGATGTCGACCAGAGTTTCGGGAACTGCCCCCGCTACATCCAGCTGCGCGACGCGACGCTGGCCCGCGATCCCGCCCAGCCCTTCGGCGGCGCCGTCGAGGAGCTGACGGCCCTCGATCCGGCGGCGCGGGCGGTGATCGAGGCGGCGGACGCCTTCTTCGTCGCCTCCTACGCCGACCGTGGCGACCATCGGCAGGTCGACGTGTCGCATCGCGGCGGCAAGGCCGGGTTCGTCCGCGTGGCCGAAGACGGAACGCTCACCATTCCCGATTTCGACGGCAACCTCTTCTTCGCCACGCTCGGCAACATCCTGCTCAACGGACAGGCGGGGCTGCTCTTCGTCGATTTCGCCAGCGGCGATCTGCTGCAGATGACCGGCGACGCCGCCGTGGTCCTGGAGTCACCGGAGATCGCCGCCTTCCAGGGCGCCGAGCGGCTGTGGACGTTCAAGGCGCGCAAAGTCGTCCGCCGGCGCGGCGCCCTGGCCCTGCGCTGGACGTTGCGGGCGGACGGCTGGTCCCCCAGTTCCCTGATGACCGGCGACTGGCGCCAGACCGCCGACCGGCTGCGCGCGGAGGAAACGGCAACGCGCTGGCGGCCGATGACGGTGACGGACATCGTCGAGGAAAGCGCCACCATCCGCTCCTTCCATCTGCGGCCGAACGACGGCGCCGGGCTGTTGCCGCATCTGGCCGGACAGCATCTGCCCATCCGCGTCACCCCGGCGGGCGCCGACACGCCGGTCGTCCGGACCTACACGCTGTCCGTCGCCCCATCGGACGGAACCTATCGGATCAGCGTCAAGCGCGAGGGCCTGGTGTCGCGGCACCTGCACGACCATGTCCGGGTCGGCGACGTCATCGAGGCGCGCGGGCCGGCGGGCGGCTTCACCATCGACGCCCGCGCGACGCGGCCAGCGGTGCTGCTGGCCGGCGGCGTCGGCATCACGCCGCTGCTCGCCATGCTGCGCCACGTGGTCTATGAGGGGCTGCGCACGCAGCGCATCCGCCCGACGATCCTGGTCCACGCGGCGCGCTCAAAAGCGGAGCGTCCGTTCGACCGGGAAATCACCGACCTCGTCACGGCGGCGAACGGTGCCGTCCGGCTCGTCCGCGTCCTCAGCGATCCCGGCGATGCCGCACAGGGAGTCGATTACGACGCGGTGGGCCGCATCGACATGGCGCTGCTGACGCGCGTCCTCGGTTTCAACGATTACGACTTCTATCTCTGCGGGCCGCCCGCCTTCACCCAGGCCCTCTACGACGGCCTGCGCGGCGTCAACATCGCCGACGACCGGATTCACGCGGAAGCGTTCGGGCCGTCGTCCCTGAAGCGGACGGGCAGGACCACGGAAGCCGTCGCCGCACCGCCGCGCCGGCCGCCCGCGACCAGGCCGGTGCCGGTCGCCTTCATGGACACGCTCAAGGAGGCGCGCTGGACACCCGGTTCCGGCACGCTGCTCGACTTGGCCGAGGCGCGCGGCCTCGATCCCGCCTTCAGTTGCCGCGAGGGGACCTGCGGGACCTGCCGCACCAAGCTGCTCAGGGGTGCGGTGACCTACGTCAAGGAGCCGAGCGCGGCGGTCGCCGCGGACGAGGTGCTGCTGTGCTGCGCCGTCCCCGCCGAAGCGGAGACCGGCGAGAACGCTCCCCTTCAGCTCGCGCTCTGA
- a CDS encoding glutathione S-transferase family protein has protein sequence MKLYHHPLSGHAHRARLFVSLLGLPHELVEVDLKAGAHKTPEFLALNPFGQVPVLEDDGVVVSDSNAILVYLAKKAGRTDWLPEDARSAAAVQRWLSVAAGEVAYGPAAARLVTVFGASFNPDEVIGRAHTLLKRLDSHLSGRDWLVGVQPTVADVAIYSYVARAPEGNVDLSGYPAVNAFLRRVEALPGFVPFAQTPAGLTAA, from the coding sequence ATGAAGCTCTATCATCACCCGCTGTCGGGCCACGCGCACCGCGCCCGCCTGTTCGTCTCCCTGCTCGGACTGCCGCACGAGCTGGTCGAGGTCGACCTGAAGGCGGGCGCGCACAAGACGCCCGAATTCCTGGCGCTGAACCCGTTCGGTCAGGTGCCCGTGCTGGAGGACGACGGCGTGGTCGTCTCGGACTCGAACGCCATCCTGGTCTATCTGGCGAAGAAGGCCGGGCGCACCGACTGGCTGCCCGAGGACGCCCGGAGTGCGGCGGCCGTCCAGCGCTGGCTGTCGGTCGCGGCCGGCGAGGTCGCCTACGGCCCGGCGGCGGCGCGGCTGGTCACGGTGTTCGGCGCCAGCTTCAATCCCGACGAGGTCATCGGCCGCGCCCACACCCTGCTGAAGAGGCTCGACAGCCACCTGTCCGGCCGCGACTGGCTGGTCGGCGTCCAGCCGACGGTCGCCGACGTCGCCATCTACAGCTACGTCGCCCGCGCCCCGGAAGGCAATGTCGATCTGTCGGGCTATCCGGCCGTCAACGCCTTCCTCCGCCGGGTCGAGGCGCTGCCGGGCTTCGTCCCCTTCGCCCAGACGCCGGCGGGGCTCACCGCCGCTTGA
- a CDS encoding GntR family transcriptional regulator, with protein MSGFDLTLLEHDNLGGTIYQKLCEALMKGAFKPNDRLKIRDLADRLGTSVTPVRDAILRLVQDQALVLRSPRDIRVPMLTRAVYLEIRDIRVNLEGLAAARAAEQATPAQIAALDALLKRNEEAMAAGDTALATELNQIFHFKVSEIADMPVLGDILRRLWLQMGPLIADVYGGAGRTMIDHHYPLMDAIRGHDGPAAARAIQADILLASGPILERIDGVRPEALAV; from the coding sequence ATGAGCGGGTTCGATCTCACCCTTCTTGAACACGACAATCTCGGCGGCACGATTTACCAGAAACTGTGCGAGGCCCTGATGAAGGGCGCCTTCAAGCCGAACGACCGCCTCAAGATCCGCGATCTCGCCGACCGGCTGGGGACGAGCGTCACGCCGGTGCGCGACGCCATCCTGCGGCTGGTGCAGGATCAGGCCCTGGTGCTGCGCTCGCCGCGCGACATCCGCGTTCCGATGCTGACCCGCGCCGTCTACCTGGAAATCCGCGACATCCGGGTCAATCTGGAGGGGCTGGCCGCTGCGCGGGCCGCCGAACAGGCCACGCCCGCCCAGATCGCGGCCTTGGATGCCCTGCTCAAGCGCAACGAGGAGGCGATGGCCGCCGGCGACACCGCGCTGGCCACCGAACTCAACCAGATCTTCCATTTCAAGGTGTCCGAGATCGCGGACATGCCGGTGCTCGGCGACATTCTGCGGCGGCTCTGGCTCCAGATGGGGCCGTTGATCGCCGACGTCTATGGCGGCGCCGGGCGCACGATGATCGACCACCATTACCCGCTGATGGACGCCATCCGCGGTCACGACGGCCCCGCCGCCGCCCGCGCCATCCAGGCCGACATCCTGCTGGCCAGCGGCCCGATCCTGGAGAGGATCGACGGCGTGCGTCCCGAGGCGCTCGCCGTCTGA
- a CDS encoding phosphotransferase: MTPAPTPGDVLTTAAPAVSTEEAGAILQRWFGVSGTVRELSSERDRNFHIATPNGQGYVLKFTNPAEPPLVTGFQTGAMQHVAARDPALPVPRVVPTLDGEAQATVRIDGSAMVLRLLTYLEGTPLHAAPASPGLMRALGTTLARLDRALADYEHPGSERDLLWDITRTAGVADRLHYVADDRRRGMVERFVARFTDEIAPRLPALRHQVIHNDLNPHNAVVDPVGHEAVTGIIDFGDALRAPLVNDLATALAYHVTSGETPFGSVVEMTRAYNAVLPLTAEEVELLPDLVAGRLALTIGITGWRAAEYPANAAYILRNAERAFAGLDRLTGDEAATARRLLHLACQKV, encoded by the coding sequence ATGACACCGGCCCCGACACCGGGTGATGTTCTGACCACCGCCGCGCCGGCGGTCTCCACGGAGGAGGCCGGCGCCATCCTGCAGCGGTGGTTCGGCGTGTCCGGCACCGTCCGCGAGCTGAGCAGCGAGCGCGACCGCAACTTCCACATCGCCACGCCGAATGGGCAAGGCTACGTGCTGAAGTTCACCAACCCGGCGGAGCCGCCGCTCGTCACCGGCTTCCAGACCGGGGCGATGCAGCATGTGGCCGCCCGCGACCCGGCCCTGCCGGTGCCGCGGGTCGTGCCGACGCTGGACGGGGAGGCCCAGGCGACGGTCCGGATCGACGGCAGCGCCATGGTTCTGCGGTTGCTGACCTATCTCGAAGGGACGCCGCTCCACGCCGCGCCGGCCTCGCCGGGGCTGATGCGGGCGCTGGGAACGACGCTGGCCCGGCTGGACCGGGCGCTGGCCGACTACGAGCATCCCGGCTCGGAGCGCGACCTGCTGTGGGACATCACCCGCACCGCCGGCGTCGCCGACCGGCTGCATTATGTGGCGGACGACCGGCGCCGCGGGATGGTCGAGCGCTTCGTCGCCCGCTTCACCGACGAGATCGCCCCCCGGCTGCCCGCCCTGCGCCATCAGGTGATCCACAACGACCTCAACCCCCACAACGCGGTGGTCGATCCGGTCGGGCATGAGGCGGTCACCGGGATCATCGATTTCGGCGATGCGCTGCGGGCGCCGCTGGTCAACGATCTGGCGACGGCGCTCGCCTACCACGTCACCAGCGGCGAGACGCCCTTCGGCTCCGTGGTCGAGATGACCCGCGCCTACAACGCCGTGTTGCCGCTGACGGCGGAGGAGGTGGAACTGCTGCCCGATCTGGTGGCGGGCCGCCTCGCCCTGACCATCGGCATCACCGGCTGGCGGGCGGCCGAGTACCCGGCCAACGCCGCCTACATCCTGCGCAACGCCGAACGCGCCTTCGCCGGCCTGGACCGGCTGACCGGCGACGAGGCCGCCACCGCCCGCCGCCTGCTCCATCTCGCCTGCCAGAAAGTGTGA
- a CDS encoding aspartate aminotransferase family protein produces the protein MTMINAYAPDSAGTLPERERALIARREKLLGPAYRLFYADPIHVVRGEGSSLYDAEGNRYLDAYNNVASVGHSRPEVVEAMARQAAVLNTHTRYLTDGILDFAEAFLAEFPAALSHLMLTCTGSEANDLALRVARVHTGGTGVVIAHNAYHGVTSALAEMSPSLGAAVKLGDHVRVVPAPDGYRLPEAEVGAAFARSVEAAIADLREKGIAPAALLVDTIFSSSGVFTDPAGFLAPAVEVMRKAGGLFIADEVQPGFGRLGTHMWGFARHGLVPDIVTVGKPMGNGHPVAGAVFRPEVIEAFGKSQRYFNTFGGNPVSCAVALAVLRVIKADRLQENALAVGTEMIDGLRALAAKHDLIGDVRGSGLFIGVEMVRDRKLKTPASEETARVVNGMRQRRVLISATGQEGHILKIRPPLVFSSEDAKLFLATLDEVLTAL, from the coding sequence ATGACGATGATCAACGCCTACGCGCCCGACTCCGCCGGGACCCTGCCGGAGCGTGAGCGCGCCCTGATCGCCCGCCGCGAGAAGCTGCTCGGCCCGGCCTACCGCCTGTTCTACGCCGACCCGATCCACGTCGTGCGCGGGGAGGGCTCGTCCCTCTATGACGCCGAGGGCAACCGCTATCTGGACGCCTACAACAACGTCGCCTCGGTCGGGCATTCGCGGCCGGAGGTGGTGGAGGCGATGGCCAGGCAGGCGGCCGTGCTGAACACCCACACGCGCTATCTGACCGACGGCATCCTCGACTTCGCCGAAGCCTTCCTGGCGGAATTCCCGGCGGCGCTGTCGCACCTGATGCTGACCTGCACCGGCAGCGAGGCCAACGATCTGGCCCTGCGCGTCGCCCGCGTCCACACCGGCGGCACCGGCGTCGTCATCGCGCACAACGCCTACCACGGCGTGACCTCGGCGCTGGCGGAGATGTCGCCTTCGCTGGGCGCCGCCGTGAAGCTGGGCGACCATGTCCGCGTGGTGCCGGCGCCCGACGGCTACCGCCTGCCGGAGGCCGAGGTCGGCGCCGCCTTCGCCCGCTCCGTCGAGGCGGCCATCGCCGACCTGCGGGAGAAGGGGATCGCCCCGGCGGCGCTGCTGGTCGACACCATCTTCTCCAGCAGCGGCGTCTTCACCGACCCGGCCGGCTTCCTCGCCCCGGCGGTGGAGGTGATGCGCAAGGCCGGCGGCCTCTTCATCGCCGACGAGGTGCAGCCCGGCTTCGGGCGGCTCGGCACGCACATGTGGGGCTTCGCGCGCCATGGGCTGGTGCCCGACATCGTCACGGTCGGCAAGCCGATGGGCAACGGCCACCCGGTGGCGGGCGCGGTCTTCCGGCCGGAGGTGATCGAGGCGTTCGGCAAGAGCCAGCGCTATTTCAACACCTTCGGCGGCAACCCGGTGTCCTGCGCGGTGGCGCTGGCGGTGCTGCGCGTGATCAAGGCGGACCGCCTGCAGGAGAACGCCCTGGCGGTCGGCACGGAAATGATCGACGGCCTGCGCGCGCTCGCCGCCAAGCACGACCTGATCGGCGACGTGCGCGGCAGCGGGCTGTTCATCGGCGTCGAGATGGTGCGCGACCGCAAGCTGAAGACCCCGGCGTCGGAGGAGACGGCGCGCGTCGTGAACGGGATGCGCCAGCGCCGGGTGCTGATCAGCGCGACCGGGCAGGAGGGGCACATCCTGAAGATCCGCCCGCCGCTGGTCTTCTCGTCCGAGGACGCCAAGCTGTTCCTCGCCACGCTGGACGAGGTGCTGACGGCGCTGTAA